A single window of Amphiura filiformis chromosome 17, Afil_fr2py, whole genome shotgun sequence DNA harbors:
- the LOC140137141 gene encoding uncharacterized protein produces the protein MVVQQSCNSGISLLNLIVILAACFHVGLSQDVTCVKETNCRCTLDDGTKRFFDFSPISNKDEPFFHMEWFGEPGSIDYYDPCEPFTISWSDCEGVAACHGVEDEEEHGKFKYSKVALHNMGYFHYNEAGQNLVINYADGDDYIVVLTVMFSCSWTTISRMEVTSLTPTLYQYEIISPYSCLMSPRENNQGLSAGIIVCIVFGVFVLMVVVYLVGGFLFTSLVQHKSGREAIPNYGFWIKVPGLIKEGVCFSTSCVTSKRKDDTEPVLDNQEADAFEGGGGGGGGGGVGGGVGGGGGGGGGGEGGKVKIAVIST, from the exons ATGGTAGTGCAACAATCATGCAACTCTGGCATAAGCTTACTGAATTTGATAGTTATTTTGGCTGCTTGTTTTCATGTTGGATTATCTCAAGACGTGACATGTGTCAAAGAAACCAATTGTAGATGCACCCTTGATGACGGCACCAAAAGGTTCTTTGATTTCAGTCCTATTTCCAACAAAGATGAACCTTTCTTTCACATGGAATGGTTTGGAGAGCCAGGTAGTATAGATTACTATGATCCATGTGAACCATTTACTATATCTTGGAGTGATTGTGAGGGTGTTGCTGCTTGTCATGGGGTGGAAGATGAGGAAGAACATGGAAAATTCAAATATTCCAAAGTTGCTTTGCATAACATGGGTTATTTCCACTACAATGAGGCAGGACAAAATTTGGTTATAAACTATGCTGATG GTGATGACTATATTGTTGTTTTAACAGTGATGTTTTCCTGTAGCTGGACTACCATTAGCAGGATGGAGGTCACATCATTAACCCCAACTCTCTACCAATACGAAATCATTTCACCATATAGTTGTCTGATGTCTCCAAGGGAAAATAACCAAGGATTAAGTGCAGGCATCATTGTATGTATTGTCTTCGGTGTATTTGTACTCATGGTTGTGGTTTACTTGGTTGgag GGTTCTTATTCACATCCTTAGTACAACACAAATCTGGGCGAGAAGCTATTCCAAACTATGGTTTCTGGATAAAGGTTCCTGGTCTCATCAAAGAGGGCGTCTGTTTTTCAACATCGTGTGTGACTAGCAAACGTAAAGACGACACAGAACCTGTACTAGACAATCAGGAAGCAGATGCATTtgagggaggaggaggaggaggaggaggaggaggagtagGAGGAGGagtaggaggaggaggaggaggaggaggaggaggagaaggagggaAAGTTAAAATAGCTGTTATTTCCACCTGA